One genomic window of Arachis stenosperma cultivar V10309 chromosome 10, arast.V10309.gnm1.PFL2, whole genome shotgun sequence includes the following:
- the LOC130958031 gene encoding blue copper protein 1a-like, whose translation MASSSARLALIVVSMVLLWSVGTATDYVVGDDKGWSLDFNYTQWAHDKDFHVGDRLVFKYDQKKHNVFKVNGTLFNSCTVPNDTEPFSSGHDFIPLETEGRKWYICGKSDHCVNRQMKLLIQVGSAAPAPAPASGAPPSLPLSSFYIAATLAIAAILFV comes from the exons ATGGCGTCATCATCAGCTCGCTTAGCCTTGATTGTTGTTTCCATGGTTTTGCTTTGGTCGGTCGGTACAGCAACTGATTACGTTGTGGGTGATGACAAGGGATGGTCTCTTGATTTCAATTACACACAGTGGGCACATGATAAAGATTTCCACGTCGGCGACCGCCTCG TGTTCAAATACGACCAGAAGAAGCACAATGTGTTCAAAGTGAATGGTACACTCTTTAACTCATGCACCGTCCCAAACGACACAGAGCCATTTTCCTCAGGTCATGATTTCATTCCACTGGAAACCGAAGGAAGGAAGTGGTACATCTGTGGAAAGAGCGACCACTGTGTTAACCGTCAGATGAAGCTACTCATCCAGGTCGGATCTGCTGCTCCTGCACCTGCTCCTGCTTCTGGTGCTCCTCCTTCTTTACCGTTGTCGTCGTTCTATATTGCTGCAACTCTTGCCATTGCTGCCATTTTATTCGTCTGA
- the LOC130956341 gene encoding uncharacterized protein LOC130956341, translating into MATNILTFSNHNLELDSKKIQDSLVGLRQQLNPSSLAGLSQLERQQLRETYKAEYGEDLISHFQRYYNEEDDELKSSSMKCSLCALSLWILDPHERDAVVAREALQQEDEINFKALVEIFVGRKSSHVLLITQAYNKRFRRLLDQDIINLDPPSPFQKILVALAASHKAHEADVSQHISKCDARRLYETGEGSLGAADEAVVLEILSKRSIPQLKLTFSSYKRIYGHDFTKAIKRGEYGQFGEALTVVVKCIYNPACYYAKSLHRSMKGGRRGIETLARTLISRVDVDMDDINNVFKEKYGKDLPHFLHEAIPSGHYRDFLVTLATRCNNNNN; encoded by the exons ATGGCTACCAACATTCTAACCTTCTCAAACCACAATTTGGAGCTTGATTCCAAGAAGATTCAAGACTCTTTGGTGGGTTTGAGGCAACAACTGAATCCATCTTCTCTTGCTGGATTAAGCCAACTTGAAAGGCAACAACTAAGGGAAACCTACAAAGCAGAGTATGGTGAAGACTTAATAAGTCACTTCCAAAGATATTataatgaagaagatgatgagtTGAAATCATCATCAATGAAATGTTCTTTGTGTGCTTTGTCCTTGTGGATTCTTGACCCACATGAAAGAGATGCAGTTGTAGCCAGAGAAGCTCTTCAACAAGAAGATGAGATCAATTTCAAGGCTCTTGTGGAAATTTTTGTGGGCAGAAAATCAAGTCATGTTCTCCTCATCACACAAGCATATAACAAAAGGTTCAGAAGGCTTTTGGATCAAGACATTATCAATTTGGACCCTCCAAGTCCATTTCAGAAG ATTCTGGTGGCATTAGCTGCATCACACAAAGCACATGAAGCAGATGTGAGTCAACATATATCAAAGTGCGATGCAAGGAGGCTTTATGAAACTGGTGAGGGAAGCTTAGGAGCTGCAGATGAAGCTGTTGTTCTTGAAATCCTAAGCAAGAGAAGCATTCCCCAATTGAAGCTAACATTTTCCAGTTACAAACGCATTTATGGCCATGACTTCACAAAA GCCATCAAGAGGGGAGAGTATGGGCAATTTGGTGAAGCTCTAACTGTGGTTGTGAAATGTATTTATAATCCAGCATGCTATTATGCAAAG TCACTGCATAGAAGCATGAAAGGAGGAAGAAGGGGCATAGAAACATTGGCACGAACATTGATAAGTAGGGTTGACGTGGACATGGATGACATCAACAAtgttttcaaggaaaagtatGGCAAGGACCTTCCTCATTTTCTTCATGAAGCCATTCCATCTGGTCACTACAGAGATTTTCTAGTTACCTTGGCCACCagatgtaataataataataattaa